Proteins from one Catenuloplanes atrovinosus genomic window:
- a CDS encoding Lrp/AsnC family transcriptional regulator — protein sequence MPNFDTVNRRLLAELQRNARQTNRELARIIGTAESTCLERVRLLHADGIITGHHTEVDLPAIGRPVQAIIGVRLSPKTRAAVDEFRSLALSLPETLAAFHTAGGDDFLVHVAVPGTGALDSLVLDRLAAHRAVAELRTTLVYEHLRRRPVEPLL from the coding sequence GTGCCGAATTTCGATACGGTGAACCGGCGCCTGCTCGCGGAACTCCAGCGCAACGCCCGCCAGACCAACCGCGAGCTGGCCCGGATCATCGGTACGGCGGAGTCCACCTGCCTGGAACGCGTCCGCCTGCTGCACGCCGACGGCATCATCACCGGCCACCACACCGAGGTCGACCTGCCCGCCATCGGCCGCCCCGTGCAGGCCATCATCGGCGTCCGCCTGTCACCCAAGACCCGGGCCGCGGTGGACGAGTTCCGCTCCCTGGCCCTGTCCCTGCCGGAGACGCTGGCCGCCTTCCACACCGCCGGCGGGGACGATTTCCTGGTGCACGTGGCGGTGCCGGGGACGGGGGCGTTGGACTCGCTGGTGCTGGACCGTCTGGCCGCCCACCGGGCGGTGGCCGAACTGCGCACCACCCTCGTCTACGA
- a CDS encoding Asp23/Gls24 family envelope stress response protein: MTDVADNGATRGTTSVDDEVVEKIAAAAARAVPGVTDLGGDVARFFNTVFDRVGLDKVGDATRGVNAKITGTAAEINVVLVIEAGSVVADVTEAVRVAVIEAVEKYGLTVSAVNVKVDDIEVDGTATSV, encoded by the coding sequence ATGACCGACGTTGCGGACAACGGGGCCACGCGGGGCACGACCAGCGTGGACGACGAGGTCGTCGAGAAGATCGCGGCCGCGGCCGCCCGCGCCGTGCCCGGCGTGACCGACCTCGGCGGCGACGTGGCACGCTTCTTCAACACCGTCTTCGACCGGGTCGGCCTGGACAAGGTCGGCGACGCCACCCGCGGCGTCAACGCGAAGATCACCGGCACCGCCGCCGAGATCAACGTGGTGCTCGTGATCGAGGCCGGCTCCGTCGTCGCCGACGTCACCGAGGCCGTCCGGGTCGCCGTCATCGAGGCGGTCGAGAAGTACGGCCTCACCGTCTCCGCCGTCAACGTCAAGGTCGACGACATCGAGGTGGACGGCACCGCCACCTCGGTATAG
- a CDS encoding HAD-IIA family hydrolase yields the protein MGAERKPVESWLTDMDGVLVHEGLPVPGAPEFINRLRSSGKPFLILTNNSIYTPRDLHARLSRMGFEVPESAIWTAALATAQFLSDQRPGGTAYVIGEAGLTTAMHAVGYILSDYDPDYVVLGETRTYSFEAITKAVRLINDGAKFICTNPDPTGPSVEGALPAAGSVAAMISKATGVDPYFVGKPNPMMMRSALNTIEAHSETTAMIGDRMDTDVLCGLEAGLHTILVLSGISDEAEADRYPYRPSRVVNSVADLIDEI from the coding sequence ATGGGCGCGGAGCGCAAGCCCGTGGAGAGCTGGCTGACCGACATGGACGGTGTGCTGGTGCACGAGGGGTTGCCCGTGCCCGGCGCGCCCGAGTTCATCAACCGGCTCCGGTCGTCCGGCAAGCCGTTCCTGATCCTGACCAACAACTCCATCTACACGCCCCGCGACCTGCACGCCCGGCTGTCCCGGATGGGCTTCGAGGTGCCGGAGAGCGCGATCTGGACGGCCGCGCTGGCCACCGCGCAGTTCCTGTCCGACCAGCGTCCCGGCGGTACGGCGTACGTGATCGGCGAGGCCGGGCTGACCACGGCCATGCACGCGGTCGGCTACATCCTGTCCGACTACGACCCGGACTACGTGGTGCTCGGCGAGACCCGGACGTACAGCTTCGAGGCCATCACCAAGGCGGTGCGCCTGATCAACGACGGCGCCAAGTTCATCTGCACGAACCCGGACCCGACCGGCCCGTCCGTGGAGGGCGCGCTGCCCGCCGCCGGCTCGGTCGCCGCGATGATCTCGAAGGCGACCGGTGTGGACCCGTACTTCGTGGGCAAGCCGAACCCGATGATGATGCGCTCCGCGCTGAACACCATCGAGGCGCACTCGGAGACCACCGCGATGATCGGCGACCGGATGGACACCGACGTGCTGTGCGGCCTGGAGGCGGGCCTGCACACCATCCTGGTCCTCTCCGGGATCTCGGACGAGGCGGAGGCGGACCGCTATCCGTACCGTCCGTCGCGAGTGGTCAACTCCGTCGCCGACCTGATCGACGAGATCTGA
- a CDS encoding ferrochelatase, translating into MGYDALLVMSFGGPEGPDDVMPFLENVVRGRGVPRERLLEVAEHYLHFGGVSPINQQCRDLIAAIKADFAANGVDLPVYWGNRNWHPMMADTLARMKADGIRTALGFATSAYGGYSSCRQYWEDISKAQAVVGDGAPQVHKLRQFWDHPGFVEPHADALRDALGRLDPARRDSTRIVFTAHSIPNSMAATAGPTGGRYEAQLQETAALVAAAAGTDVPWDLVWQSRSGPPQVPWLEPDINDHLTALAEKGVTDVAVSPIGFVSDHLEVIWDLDNEASDTAAELGLGYARAGTPGHDPRYVTMVRELVTERLSEPPSDGPRAPFTAPEPVCASAPGRRLGSIPVWDYCAVDCCKPPARPAR; encoded by the coding sequence GTGGGTTACGACGCGTTGCTGGTGATGTCGTTCGGCGGGCCCGAGGGCCCCGATGATGTGATGCCGTTCCTGGAGAACGTGGTGCGCGGCCGTGGGGTGCCGCGTGAGCGGCTGCTCGAGGTCGCCGAGCACTATCTGCACTTCGGCGGCGTCTCCCCGATCAATCAGCAGTGCCGCGACCTGATCGCCGCGATCAAGGCGGACTTCGCGGCGAACGGGGTGGACCTGCCGGTCTACTGGGGCAACCGGAACTGGCATCCGATGATGGCGGACACGCTCGCCCGGATGAAGGCGGACGGCATCCGCACCGCGCTCGGCTTCGCGACCAGCGCGTACGGCGGTTACTCGTCCTGCCGGCAGTACTGGGAGGACATCTCCAAGGCGCAGGCCGTGGTGGGCGACGGCGCGCCGCAGGTGCACAAGCTGCGCCAGTTCTGGGACCACCCCGGCTTCGTCGAGCCGCACGCGGACGCGCTGCGCGACGCGCTCGGCCGGCTCGACCCGGCGCGCCGCGACTCCACCCGGATCGTCTTCACCGCGCACTCCATCCCGAACTCGATGGCCGCCACCGCGGGCCCGACCGGCGGACGGTACGAGGCGCAGCTCCAGGAGACCGCCGCGCTGGTCGCCGCCGCGGCCGGCACGGACGTGCCGTGGGACCTGGTGTGGCAGAGCCGGTCCGGCCCGCCGCAGGTGCCGTGGCTGGAGCCGGACATCAACGACCACCTCACCGCGCTCGCCGAGAAGGGCGTGACGGACGTGGCGGTCAGCCCGATCGGGTTCGTCTCCGACCACCTCGAGGTGATCTGGGACCTGGACAACGAGGCCAGCGACACCGCCGCCGAGCTGGGGCTGGGCTACGCGCGCGCCGGCACGCCCGGGCACGATCCGCGCTACGTCACGATGGTCCGCGAGCTGGTGACCGAGCGACTGTCCGAGCCGCCGTCCGACGGCCCGCGCGCGCCGTTCACCGCGCCGGAGCCGGTCTGCGCGTCGGCGCCGGGGCGGCGGCTGGGCAGCATTCCGGTCTGGGACTACTGTGCGGTGGACTGCTGCAAGCCGCCGGCGCGTCCGGCTCGATGA
- the fabI gene encoding enoyl-ACP reductase FabI yields the protein MSGLLEGKRLLITGVLTDQSIAFSTAKLAQEAGAEVVLTGFGRLSLVERTAKRLPKPVPVIELDVSNSEHLAGLADKVREHVDGLDGVVHSIGFAPQSCLGGGFMDAPWEDVATAVQVSTYSYPALAKACQPLMGPGSGIVGLTFDATVAWPVYDWMGVAKAGLESANRYLALHLGKEGIRSNLVSAGPLRTMAAKSIPGFDQFEDEWTKRAPIKWDLYDTEPAAKAILALLSDWFPATTGEIVHVDGGYHAIGA from the coding sequence GTGTCTGGATTGCTTGAGGGCAAGCGCCTGCTGATCACCGGCGTGCTCACCGATCAGTCGATCGCGTTCTCCACGGCGAAGCTCGCGCAGGAGGCCGGCGCCGAGGTCGTGCTCACCGGCTTCGGCCGGCTCTCGCTGGTGGAGCGCACCGCGAAGCGCCTGCCCAAGCCGGTGCCGGTCATCGAGCTGGACGTGTCGAACTCCGAGCACCTGGCCGGGCTGGCGGACAAGGTCCGCGAGCACGTCGACGGCCTGGACGGCGTGGTGCACTCGATCGGCTTCGCGCCGCAGAGCTGCCTCGGCGGCGGGTTCATGGACGCGCCGTGGGAGGACGTGGCCACGGCCGTGCAGGTCTCCACGTACTCGTACCCGGCGCTCGCCAAGGCCTGCCAGCCGCTGATGGGCCCGGGCTCCGGCATCGTCGGGCTGACCTTCGACGCGACCGTGGCCTGGCCGGTCTACGACTGGATGGGCGTCGCGAAGGCGGGCCTGGAGTCGGCGAACCGCTACCTGGCGCTGCACCTCGGCAAGGAGGGCATCCGCAGCAACCTGGTCTCGGCCGGCCCGCTGCGCACGATGGCGGCCAAGTCGATCCCGGGCTTCGATCAGTTCGAGGACGAGTGGACCAAGCGGGCCCCGATCAAGTGGGACCTCTACGACACGGAGCCGGCCGCGAAGGCGATCCTGGCGCTGCTCTCCGACTGGTTCCCGGCCACCACCGGTGAGATCGTGCACGTCGACGGCGGCTACCACGCCATCGGGGCCTGA
- the fabG gene encoding 3-oxoacyl-[acyl-carrier-protein] reductase translates to MARTVLVTGGNRGIGLAIAQAFAKQGDRVAITHRGTGAPDGDLFGVQCDMTDPASIDAAFTEVEEKLGPVEVLVANAGMTADTLLLRMTDEQFTDVVETNLTGAFRVAKRATPKMVRARWGRMIFISSVVGLSGNPGQVNYAASKAGLVGVARSIARELASRNITANVVAPGFIDTAMTDVLSDERKAEIRKQIPLGRMATPEEVASVVTWLAGDGAVYVTGAVIPVDGGMGMGH, encoded by the coding sequence GTGGCGCGCACGGTGCTGGTGACCGGAGGCAACCGCGGGATCGGCCTGGCCATCGCTCAGGCCTTCGCCAAGCAGGGCGACCGGGTCGCGATCACCCACCGGGGGACCGGTGCCCCGGACGGCGACCTGTTCGGCGTCCAGTGCGACATGACGGACCCGGCCTCGATCGACGCCGCGTTCACCGAGGTCGAGGAGAAGCTCGGCCCGGTCGAGGTGCTGGTGGCGAACGCGGGCATGACCGCGGACACGCTGCTGCTGCGGATGACGGACGAGCAGTTCACCGACGTGGTCGAGACGAACCTGACCGGCGCGTTCCGGGTGGCGAAGCGCGCCACGCCGAAGATGGTCCGCGCCCGCTGGGGTCGCATGATCTTCATTTCCTCGGTGGTCGGGCTGTCCGGCAACCCGGGCCAGGTCAACTACGCGGCCAGCAAGGCGGGCCTGGTCGGCGTCGCCCGCTCGATCGCCCGCGAGCTCGCCTCCCGCAACATCACGGCGAACGTGGTGGCGCCCGGCTTCATCGACACCGCGATGACGGACGTGCTCTCCGACGAGCGCAAGGCGGAGATCCGCAAGCAGATCCCGCTCGGCCGGATGGCGACGCCGGAGGAGGTCGCGTCCGTGGTGACCTGGCTCGCCGGCGACGGCGCGGTCTACGTCACCGGCGCGGTCATCCCGGTCGACGGCGGCATGGGCATGGGTCACTGA
- a CDS encoding sensor histidine kinase, whose amino-acid sequence MLRSTPWRDLGRLLGGPDVPAPPPRPGTFRHRARPFAVLLLVLLVGAGTAAGAAYIQSERAVSVEQSIIVAAPGVLPLLLVFRRPLIAWRLTYAAMFAGALWKNPAEDWPWHPVQSIVTLLVFAVVASRVKAGMVFWIGLLALLPIGTFTGDQAWPGVWLLYLVALVLGDQVRRRTRAEQSLEAQEEITDLARAQRAVLEERARIAREMHDVVAHHMSMIAVRAETAPYRLAELSDPAKEEFAAIAGAARETLADMRRLLGVLRTSREEDPQLAPQPTLADLPALITAASEAGMPVTLEMDEIEPAPPEPVSLAAYRIVQEAVANAGRHAPGAVVRVTVRVEEQTLHVTVANGAVPATADPGPRVIGGTGHGLMGMRERAQALGGTFIAMPSRGGFEVSATFPLRAVLDPGAAPTTRP is encoded by the coding sequence ATGCTGAGGAGCACCCCGTGGCGCGATCTCGGCCGCCTGCTCGGCGGCCCCGACGTCCCGGCGCCGCCGCCGCGCCCGGGCACGTTCCGCCACCGGGCGCGGCCGTTCGCGGTGCTGCTGCTGGTCCTGCTGGTGGGCGCCGGCACCGCGGCCGGCGCGGCGTACATCCAGTCGGAGCGCGCCGTCTCGGTCGAGCAGTCGATCATCGTGGCCGCGCCCGGCGTGCTGCCGCTGCTGCTGGTGTTCCGGCGTCCGCTGATCGCCTGGCGGCTGACGTACGCGGCGATGTTCGCCGGCGCGCTCTGGAAGAACCCGGCCGAGGACTGGCCGTGGCACCCGGTGCAGAGCATCGTGACGCTGCTGGTGTTCGCGGTCGTCGCGTCCCGGGTCAAGGCCGGCATGGTGTTCTGGATCGGGCTGCTCGCGCTGCTCCCGATCGGCACGTTCACCGGCGACCAGGCCTGGCCCGGCGTGTGGCTGCTCTATCTGGTCGCGCTGGTCCTGGGCGACCAGGTCCGGCGGCGCACCCGCGCGGAGCAGAGCCTGGAGGCGCAGGAGGAGATCACCGACCTGGCCCGGGCGCAGCGCGCGGTGCTGGAGGAGCGGGCCCGGATCGCGCGCGAGATGCACGACGTGGTCGCCCACCACATGTCCATGATCGCGGTGCGGGCGGAGACCGCGCCGTACCGGCTGGCCGAGCTCTCCGACCCGGCCAAGGAGGAGTTCGCCGCGATCGCCGGCGCGGCCCGGGAGACGCTGGCCGACATGCGCCGCCTGCTCGGCGTGCTGCGCACCAGCCGGGAGGAGGACCCGCAGCTCGCGCCGCAGCCGACGCTGGCGGACCTGCCCGCGCTGATCACGGCCGCGTCCGAGGCGGGCATGCCGGTCACGCTGGAGATGGACGAGATAGAGCCGGCGCCGCCCGAGCCGGTGTCGCTGGCCGCGTACCGGATCGTGCAGGAGGCGGTGGCGAACGCGGGCCGGCACGCGCCGGGCGCGGTGGTGCGGGTGACCGTGCGGGTGGAGGAGCAGACCCTGCACGTGACGGTGGCGAACGGGGCGGTGCCGGCCACCGCGGACCCCGGGCCGCGCGTGATCGGCGGGACCGGGCACGGTTTGATGGGGATGCGGGAACGGGCGCAGGCGCTCGGCGGCACGTTCATCGCGATGCCGTCCCGCGGCGGCTTCGAGGTGTCCGCGACCTTCCCGCTCCGTGCCGTGCTGGACCCGGGCGCCGCCCCGACCACCCGTCCCTGA